A single genomic interval of Clostridium facile harbors:
- the ilvD gene encoding dihydroxy-acid dehydratase yields MKSESIINGVQNAPHRALFNALGFTKEEMERPLIGIVSSYNEIVPGHMNIDKIVDAVKLGVAMAGGTPAVFPAIAVCDGIAMGHQGMKYSLVTRDLIADSIEAMAMAHGFDALVMVPNCDKNVPGMLMAAARLNIPCIFVSGGPMLAGTVNGCKVSFSAASEAVGAYNAGKISAEELEEFENKTCPTCGSCSGMYTANSMNCLTEVLGMGLPGNGTIPAVYSERIRLAKHAGMQIMKLVKDNICPRDIMTEGAFHNALTMDMAIGCSTNSMLHLPAIAHEAGIELNLDMANDISDKTPNICHLAPAGPHHMEDLYEAGGVYAVMHEINKLGLLKTELITCTGKTVAENIKNSFNKNPEVIRPVENPYSTTGGIAVLRGNLAPDSCVVKRSAVAPEMLKHSGPAKVFDCEEDAMAAINGGKIVDGDVVVIRYEGPKGGPGMREMLNPTSAIMGRGLGSTVALITDGRFSGATRGAAIGHVSPEAAVGGNIALVQDGDIIEIDIMANTINFKVSEEELEKRRAAWVPKEPRIKTGYLARYASLVTSGNRGAILETK; encoded by the coding sequence ATGAAAAGTGAATCTATCATCAATGGCGTACAAAATGCCCCTCATCGTGCTTTGTTTAATGCACTGGGCTTTACAAAAGAAGAAATGGAACGTCCTTTAATCGGGATTGTTAGTTCTTATAACGAAATCGTTCCGGGACATATGAATATTGACAAAATCGTAGACGCAGTAAAATTGGGTGTTGCAATGGCTGGCGGTACTCCTGCTGTGTTCCCTGCAATCGCTGTCTGTGATGGGATTGCTATGGGACATCAGGGCATGAAATATTCTTTGGTAACCCGTGATCTCATTGCTGATTCCATTGAAGCAATGGCAATGGCCCATGGTTTTGACGCTTTGGTTATGGTACCAAACTGTGATAAAAACGTACCAGGTATGCTGATGGCTGCCGCACGTTTGAATATCCCTTGTATCTTTGTCAGTGGCGGTCCAATGTTAGCTGGTACTGTAAACGGATGTAAAGTAAGCTTCTCCGCTGCATCCGAAGCAGTAGGGGCATACAACGCTGGTAAGATTTCTGCAGAAGAACTGGAAGAATTTGAAAATAAAACATGTCCAACCTGTGGTTCTTGTTCCGGTATGTACACCGCAAACTCAATGAACTGCTTAACTGAAGTATTGGGCATGGGCTTGCCAGGGAATGGAACCATTCCAGCTGTTTATTCCGAACGCATCCGTCTGGCAAAACACGCTGGTATGCAGATCATGAAATTGGTAAAAGACAATATCTGCCCTAGGGATATCATGACAGAAGGTGCGTTCCACAATGCTTTAACCATGGATATGGCAATTGGATGCAGCACCAACAGTATGTTGCACCTGCCCGCTATCGCCCATGAAGCTGGCATTGAATTAAATCTGGATATGGCCAACGATATCAGTGATAAAACACCAAATATCTGCCATCTTGCACCTGCTGGTCCTCATCACATGGAAGACCTGTATGAAGCAGGCGGTGTATATGCGGTAATGCATGAAATCAATAAATTGGGATTATTAAAAACAGAGCTTATCACCTGTACTGGTAAAACTGTAGCGGAAAACATCAAAAATAGCTTTAATAAGAATCCAGAAGTAATCCGTCCTGTTGAAAACCCATATAGTACAACTGGTGGTATTGCTGTATTAAGAGGAAACTTAGCACCAGATTCCTGCGTTGTAAAACGTTCTGCTGTTGCTCCAGAAATGCTCAAACACAGTGGCCCTGCAAAAGTATTTGACTGTGAAGAAGACGCAATGGCGGCAATCAATGGCGGTAAAATTGTGGATGGCGACGTTGTTGTGATTCGTTACGAAGGTCCAAAGGGCGGTCCAGGTATGAGGGAAATGCTTAACCCAACTTCCGCAATTATGGGCAGGGGCTTGGGCAGCACAGTTGCCTTAATTACAGATGGTCGTTTCTCCGGCGCAACCCGTGGTGCAGCAATCGGCCATGTTTCCCCAGAAGCTGCCGTAGGCGGTAATATCGCATTGGTACAAGATGGAGATATCATTGAAATTGATATCATGGCAAACACCATCAATTTCAAAGTAAGTGAAGAAGAATTGGAAAAACGCCGTGCCGCATGGGTTCCAAAAGAACCACGTATCAAAACCGGATACTTGGCACGTTATGCTTCCTTAGTAACCTCTGGCAACCGTGGCGCTATCTTGGAAACAAAATAA
- the aroC gene encoding chorismate synthase translates to MSSIWNRTIKLSIFGESHGVGIGAVLDNLPPGEPIDMNHVLQFMARRAPNSKKSGSTPRTEADQPEILSGMLDGHTTGVPLCAVIRNTNTRSVDYGNITTLARPGHADFTGDIRYQGANDIRGGGHFSGRLTAPLVFAGAICQQILERRGIYCAAHILSIHGVKDQAFDTVSPDLEQMLTIRTKDFPVIDEKAGNSMRVEIEKARLNLDSVGGIIECMVTGVPAGIGSPMFDGMENDIASMIFGIPAVRGIEFGTGFGAAELLGSQHNDPFYMDGDTVKTKTNHHGGILGGITSGMPIHFKVAIKPTASISQEQDTVDYKQHKDEKLVIHGRHDSCIVVRAVPVVEAAANIAVLSQLMQHNALEPLEK, encoded by the coding sequence ATGTCATCCATATGGAATCGAACCATTAAACTATCTATTTTTGGGGAATCTCACGGTGTAGGCATAGGTGCGGTACTGGATAACCTGCCACCAGGGGAACCAATTGATATGAACCATGTGCTACAATTTATGGCACGACGTGCCCCCAACAGCAAAAAATCCGGTTCTACCCCCCGCACCGAAGCAGACCAACCGGAAATCCTTTCTGGCATGCTGGATGGGCATACCACAGGCGTCCCCCTTTGTGCCGTTATACGGAATACCAATACCCGCTCTGTAGATTATGGAAACATCACCACATTGGCACGTCCAGGACATGCGGATTTTACCGGAGATATCCGGTATCAGGGGGCAAACGATATCCGGGGTGGAGGACATTTTTCCGGCCGTTTAACCGCACCATTGGTATTTGCAGGGGCAATTTGTCAACAAATTTTAGAACGCAGAGGAATTTACTGTGCTGCCCATATCCTTTCTATCCATGGGGTCAAAGACCAGGCTTTTGACACAGTTTCCCCTGATTTAGAGCAGATGTTGACTATCCGCACCAAAGATTTTCCAGTGATTGATGAAAAAGCTGGGAATTCCATGCGAGTAGAAATCGAAAAAGCCCGTTTAAATTTGGATTCTGTTGGTGGAATCATTGAGTGTATGGTCACAGGTGTACCTGCTGGGATAGGTTCTCCTATGTTTGACGGAATGGAAAACGATATTGCTTCGATGATATTTGGCATTCCAGCTGTTCGTGGAATTGAGTTCGGTACAGGTTTTGGAGCAGCGGAACTGCTTGGCTCCCAGCACAATGACCCCTTCTATATGGATGGCGATACTGTCAAAACAAAAACCAACCACCATGGCGGTATTCTAGGTGGCATTACCTCAGGAATGCCAATCCATTTTAAAGTGGCGATCAAACCAACTGCTTCAATCTCCCAGGAACAGGACACTGTGGATTACAAACAGCACAAAGATGAAAAACTAGTAATCCATGGTAGACATGATTCCTGTATTGTGGTTCGTGCTGTACCTGTAGTAGAAGCCGCTGCGAATATTGCTGTACTTTCCCAACTCATGCAACATAATGCCCTAGAACCATTGGAAAAATAA
- the aroA gene encoding 3-phosphoshikimate 1-carboxyvinyltransferase has protein sequence MQVVFSPSQLDGKITIPPSKSLSHRAILSAALANGTSKIENIILSKDIVATLDAVKALGATYTISGNTVTVTGIQSLAEQATIDCCESGSTLRFFIPIVSSLGVSGTFLGKGKLPTRPITPYLTEMSKNGVVFDYHNTMPFSVSGQLQPGDYQIDGDISSQFVTGLLFALPLLNGESQIHINGKLESKPYADMTIDVLQQFGIQVMETEYGYRIPGNQSYHPHDYRVEGDFSQAAFFAVAAAGKGSVLLQDLNLDSSQGDKEILTIIKSCGAKVEQKEDGILISATQALKPFEVDASDIPDLVPILGVLGSICQGKSWITGAKRLKIKESDRLKAISDCLNTLGGKLTPYEDKLEIDGVDSFHSGNVDSFNDHRIAMSTAIAALFSDGQVQLNTAESVQKSYPEFYQDYQSLGGIVNVIHMESNH, from the coding sequence ATGCAAGTAGTATTTTCACCATCCCAACTTGACGGGAAAATTACCATCCCCCCTTCTAAAAGCCTTTCCCATCGCGCTATCTTATCTGCCGCTTTGGCAAATGGAACCAGTAAAATAGAAAATATCATCCTTTCAAAAGACATTGTCGCTACATTAGATGCAGTAAAAGCGTTGGGGGCAACATATACCATCTCTGGAAACACAGTAACTGTCACGGGAATCCAGTCTCTTGCGGAACAGGCAACCATTGATTGCTGTGAATCCGGTTCTACCCTCCGGTTTTTCATCCCAATTGTTTCATCCCTTGGGGTATCCGGTACCTTTTTGGGAAAAGGTAAGCTTCCGACCCGGCCTATTACCCCTTACCTCACCGAGATGTCTAAAAATGGCGTGGTCTTTGACTACCATAACACAATGCCTTTTTCGGTTTCAGGACAATTGCAGCCGGGTGACTACCAGATTGATGGGGATATCAGCTCCCAATTTGTTACTGGCTTGCTATTTGCCCTTCCCCTATTAAACGGAGAAAGCCAAATTCATATCAATGGAAAACTGGAATCCAAACCATATGCGGATATGACGATTGATGTGCTACAGCAGTTTGGTATTCAGGTAATGGAAACAGAGTACGGTTACCGGATACCTGGAAACCAAAGCTATCATCCCCATGATTACCGTGTGGAGGGGGATTTCTCCCAAGCTGCGTTTTTCGCAGTAGCTGCCGCCGGAAAAGGTAGTGTATTACTACAGGATTTAAACCTGGATTCCTCCCAAGGGGATAAAGAAATCCTGACAATTATTAAATCCTGCGGCGCAAAAGTAGAGCAAAAAGAAGATGGAATCCTTATTTCCGCCACTCAGGCATTAAAACCATTTGAAGTAGACGCTTCTGATATTCCAGATTTAGTCCCTATTTTAGGGGTATTAGGGAGCATCTGCCAAGGAAAATCCTGGATTACGGGGGCAAAACGGCTCAAAATCAAAGAAAGCGACCGGCTAAAAGCAATTTCTGACTGTTTAAATACATTAGGTGGAAAGTTAACCCCTTATGAAGATAAATTAGAAATCGATGGGGTTGACAGTTTTCATAGTGGAAATGTCGATAGTTTTAACGACCATAGAATCGCCATGTCTACCGCCATTGCAGCACTGTTCTCGGATGGACAAGTTCAGCTAAACACAGCGGAAAGTGTCCAAAAAAGTTATCCTGAATTTTATCAAGACTACCAATCATTAGGAGGGATTGTCAATGTCATCCATATGGAATCGAACCATTAA
- the aroB gene encoding 3-dehydroquinate synthase — translation MKTISVKTGVPYEIYIQRGILQQTGSYTRTITDSDHAVIVTDDIVDKLYTQQVKASLEQEGFLVDVFVFPHGESSKSMQTLSNLFNFLTEKQITRKDFIVALGGGVVGDLAGFAAASYLRGIDFIQIPTTFLAQIDSSVGGKTAVDIEAGKNLVGAFHQPRLVLCDPDSLKTLSDEIFADGVAEAIKYGCIQSESLFDTLLNGDIQAHLEEIIFECISIKRDVVEQDEFDRGQRMLLNFGHTLGHAIEKIYHYETYTHGQAVAVGMCLITNLAEQYGLTEAGCSQKIRQACERYHLPVELNLSSEELVQNSLNDKKREKSNLNLILIHTIGKGYIYRVTVEEYKKFVSGEYQCK, via the coding sequence ATGAAAACAATCTCGGTAAAAACAGGAGTTCCTTATGAGATTTATATCCAAAGGGGAATCCTCCAACAAACAGGCAGTTATACCCGAACTATTACGGATTCTGACCATGCTGTTATTGTAACAGATGATATTGTAGACAAATTATATACCCAACAGGTAAAGGCATCTTTAGAACAGGAGGGTTTTTTGGTGGATGTATTTGTATTCCCTCATGGGGAATCCTCCAAATCCATGCAAACCCTTTCCAATCTTTTTAACTTTTTAACCGAAAAACAGATCACCCGCAAAGATTTCATTGTTGCACTGGGCGGTGGTGTAGTTGGGGATCTAGCTGGATTTGCTGCGGCCAGCTATTTACGGGGAATTGATTTTATACAAATCCCTACCACCTTCTTAGCACAGATTGATTCCTCGGTTGGCGGGAAAACCGCAGTGGATATTGAGGCCGGCAAAAATCTAGTAGGCGCATTCCATCAACCCCGCTTAGTCCTCTGCGACCCGGACAGCTTAAAAACATTATCTGATGAGATTTTTGCGGACGGTGTAGCAGAAGCCATCAAATACGGCTGTATTCAATCAGAAAGTCTATTTGATACCCTGTTGAATGGAGATATTCAAGCCCATTTGGAAGAGATTATTTTTGAATGTATTTCCATCAAACGGGATGTAGTAGAACAGGATGAGTTTGACCGTGGTCAGCGGATGTTATTGAACTTTGGACATACCCTGGGCCATGCCATTGAAAAAATCTATCACTATGAAACCTATACCCATGGCCAGGCTGTTGCTGTTGGGATGTGCCTTATCACCAATCTAGCGGAACAATATGGGTTGACCGAAGCAGGATGTTCCCAAAAAATCAGACAAGCCTGTGAACGATATCACCTTCCAGTAGAACTGAATCTCTCTTCGGAAGAACTGGTACAAAACAGCTTAAACGATAAAAAGAGAGAAAAAAGCAACTTAAATCTGATTTTGATCCACACCATCGGCAAAGGCTATATCTATCGGGTGACGGTAGAGGAATACAAAAAATTTGTTTCAGGAGAATATCAATGCAAGTAG
- a CDS encoding FumA C-terminus/TtdB family hydratase beta subunit: MAEYHITTEQLKEFAPTLNVRDRVYLSGVVYTSRDAAHKRIFEYMEQGKELPFRMDGAVIYYAGPTPAKPGMAIGSCGPTTSSRMDRFAPKLLDMGLAAMVGKGERNQEVIDSIIRNQAVYLCAIGGAGALACKHITSCKVIAFDDLGCESVKELIFDEFPLTVTIDCHGGNIFEH, encoded by the coding sequence ATGGCAGAATATCATATTACAACAGAACAATTAAAAGAATTTGCGCCAACATTAAATGTAAGGGATCGGGTTTATCTCTCTGGGGTGGTTTATACCTCCCGTGATGCCGCGCACAAAAGGATATTTGAATATATGGAGCAGGGAAAAGAACTTCCATTCCGAATGGATGGCGCGGTCATCTATTATGCAGGGCCAACTCCTGCGAAACCAGGTATGGCAATTGGATCGTGTGGTCCTACTACTTCGAGCAGGATGGATCGTTTTGCTCCAAAATTATTGGACATGGGTCTAGCGGCTATGGTTGGAAAAGGGGAGCGCAACCAGGAAGTAATTGATTCGATTATCCGGAACCAGGCAGTTTATCTTTGTGCAATTGGTGGAGCTGGTGCGTTGGCATGCAAACACATTACTTCTTGTAAAGTAATTGCGTTTGATGACCTTGGCTGTGAGTCGGTAAAAGAATTGATATTTGATGAATTCCCTCTAACCGTGACGATTGACTGCCACGGAGGCAATATTTTTGAACATTAG
- a CDS encoding MurR/RpiR family transcriptional regulator, with protein sequence MEKDLLELIELNMGSFSKGQKLIANYILNHYDKAAFMTAAKLGATVGVSESTVVRFATEIGFDGYPKLQKALHEMIRNRLTSVQRIQVTDEQIGQDDVLDKVLNLDIEKIRKTLEETSRKDFERAVDSIVNAETIYIIGTRSAAPLASFMWFYFNQMFKHVRLVQTTSVSEMFEQIMRIEPQDVLIGISFPRYSNNTVKAFRYAKDCGGTVVAITDSPKSPLAKKADSLLLARSDMVSFIDSLVAPLSLVNALVVAVGLKKREEISTTYQKLEYIWDEYQVYAKNREKMENKDI encoded by the coding sequence ATGGAAAAGGATCTGCTGGAACTAATAGAATTAAATATGGGCAGTTTTTCCAAAGGGCAAAAATTAATTGCCAACTATATCCTCAATCATTATGATAAAGCAGCGTTCATGACTGCTGCAAAATTAGGCGCCACTGTTGGCGTCAGCGAATCCACAGTAGTGCGTTTTGCAACAGAGATTGGTTTTGATGGATATCCAAAACTGCAAAAGGCATTGCACGAAATGATTCGCAACCGCCTTACCTCTGTACAGAGGATCCAAGTGACTGATGAACAGATTGGCCAGGATGATGTACTGGATAAAGTCTTAAATCTGGATATTGAAAAGATCCGTAAAACATTGGAAGAAACATCCCGGAAAGATTTTGAACGGGCGGTAGACAGTATTGTAAACGCAGAAACTATTTATATTATAGGTACTAGGAGCGCAGCTCCGTTAGCCAGTTTTATGTGGTTTTATTTTAATCAGATGTTTAAACATGTCCGTTTGGTGCAGACTACCAGCGTTAGTGAAATGTTTGAGCAGATTATGCGAATTGAACCACAAGATGTATTGATCGGAATCAGTTTTCCTAGATATTCCAACAATACAGTAAAAGCGTTCCGCTATGCGAAAGATTGTGGCGGTACAGTTGTGGCAATTACAGATAGTCCTAAATCCCCTTTGGCAAAAAAAGCGGATAGCTTATTGCTGGCGAGAAGTGATATGGTTTCTTTTATTGATAGCTTAGTGGCACCATTGAGTTTGGTTAACGCTTTAGTGGTTGCTGTTGGATTGAAAAAGCGAGAAGAAATTTCTACTACCTATCAGAAATTAGAGTATATTTGGGATGAATACCAAGTATATGCGAAGAATAGAGAGAAGATGGAAAACAAAGACATCTAA
- a CDS encoding NAD(P)/FAD-dependent oxidoreductase, with protein MRMADLVVIGGGAAGLMAASTAAIYGKQVVLLERNDRVGKKILITGKGRCNVTNNSDLQNLIAHVPKNGKFLYSAFSQFSAEDAISFFESLGVPLKTERGNRVFPVSDRAGDIVSCLERYCKDCGVKLLHKRAKKVLTEKNKIVGVKTTTEEVIPCHAVVVATGGKSYPRTGSTGDGYLIAEKLGHRITPVTASLVPIETNPQDGCKEMMGLSLRNVILTVTKTGSKQVVYSQMGEMLFTHFGISGPLVLSASSHMREMQSGKYQMEIDLKPALSPEQLDARLIRDFSEKSNKDFINLLRGLLPAKMVPVMAKRSGIPFDLKGNQITREMRERLCYLFKHFELTPERFRPVEEAIITSGGVDVSQVNPKTMESKIQSGLYFAGEILDVDAYTGGYNLQIAWSTGYLAGLNAE; from the coding sequence ATTCGGATGGCAGATCTTGTAGTAATTGGTGGAGGGGCAGCAGGTTTGATGGCTGCCAGTACAGCTGCAATATATGGCAAACAGGTAGTCCTATTAGAGCGAAATGACCGTGTTGGTAAAAAAATACTGATTACAGGAAAAGGCCGATGCAATGTTACTAATAACAGTGATTTACAAAATCTGATTGCCCACGTCCCGAAAAACGGAAAGTTTTTGTACAGCGCTTTTTCCCAATTTAGTGCGGAAGACGCTATTTCTTTTTTTGAAAGCCTTGGCGTTCCCTTAAAAACAGAACGTGGAAATCGTGTATTTCCGGTTTCTGACCGTGCTGGCGATATTGTTTCCTGTTTGGAACGGTATTGCAAAGATTGTGGAGTTAAACTACTTCATAAACGGGCAAAAAAAGTACTGACTGAAAAAAATAAAATTGTTGGTGTGAAAACGACGACAGAGGAAGTAATTCCCTGTCATGCTGTTGTGGTCGCAACGGGAGGAAAATCCTATCCAAGGACTGGTTCCACAGGGGATGGGTATTTGATTGCCGAAAAATTGGGGCATCGTATTACACCGGTAACTGCTTCTTTAGTACCAATTGAAACCAACCCGCAGGATGGCTGCAAGGAAATGATGGGACTATCCTTGCGGAATGTTATCTTAACTGTGACAAAAACAGGTTCAAAACAGGTTGTTTATTCTCAAATGGGAGAGATGCTGTTTACCCATTTCGGAATTTCTGGACCATTAGTGCTGTCCGCAAGCTCTCATATGAGGGAGATGCAGTCAGGAAAATATCAGATGGAAATCGATCTAAAACCAGCACTTTCCCCAGAACAGTTAGATGCCAGGCTCATCCGAGATTTTTCTGAAAAATCCAACAAGGATTTTATTAATTTGTTGCGTGGATTGCTTCCGGCAAAAATGGTACCTGTTATGGCAAAACGCAGTGGAATTCCGTTTGATTTAAAAGGAAATCAGATTACCCGTGAAATGAGAGAGCGTCTATGCTATTTGTTCAAACATTTTGAGCTGACACCGGAACGGTTTCGCCCAGTGGAAGAAGCGATTATTACTTCTGGTGGAGTGGATGTTTCCCAGGTGAACCCTAAAACAATGGAATCTAAGATACAGTCAGGGTTATATTTTGCTGGGGAAATTTTAGATGTAGATGCTTATACAGGTGGGTATAATTTACAGATCGCATGGTCTACTGGCTATTTGGCTGGGTTAAATGCGGAATAA
- the cmk gene encoding (d)CMP kinase, which yields MVSIAIDGPAGAGKSTIARAASKELGYIYVDTGALYRSIGLYMIRHGISLQDAEAIAFNVENVQIELKFIQGEQRVFLGEEDVSDLIRTPEVSMAASAVSAVPKVRQFLLDLQKDMAKKNNVVMDGRDIGTVVLPNADVKIFLTASAEERAKRRCKELEEKGQAVSYQEVLTDIQQRDYNDSHREIAPLKQAEDAVLLDTSHLDLQQSIQALLDLVKNKLN from the coding sequence ATGGTTTCAATCGCGATTGACGGACCTGCCGGTGCTGGAAAAAGTACGATTGCCCGAGCAGCTTCGAAAGAATTGGGATATATCTATGTAGATACCGGTGCGTTGTATCGTTCTATTGGATTATACATGATTCGGCATGGAATTTCATTACAGGATGCAGAAGCAATTGCTTTCAATGTGGAAAATGTTCAAATTGAGCTGAAGTTTATTCAAGGGGAGCAACGGGTCTTTTTGGGAGAAGAAGATGTTTCTGACCTGATCCGCACACCGGAGGTTTCTATGGCCGCTTCCGCTGTTTCCGCCGTCCCTAAAGTACGCCAGTTCCTGTTGGATTTACAAAAAGATATGGCAAAGAAAAACAATGTGGTGATGGACGGCCGTGATATTGGTACAGTGGTATTGCCAAACGCCGATGTTAAAATCTTTTTGACTGCTTCCGCAGAGGAACGTGCTAAACGTCGCTGTAAGGAGTTGGAAGAAAAAGGACAGGCTGTTTCTTACCAGGAGGTTTTAACGGATATTCAACAAAGGGACTACAATGATTCGCATCGGGAAATAGCACCATTAAAACAGGCGGAAGACGCTGTCTTATTGGATACATCCCATTTGGATTTACAGCAATCCATCCAGGCTTTATTGGATTTGGTAAAAAATAAATTGAACTAA
- a CDS encoding lysophospholipid acyltransferase family protein has product MGFYEFGQKVLNVLFPIFYRIKVEGIENVPDHGFIMVCNHQSYLDPPLLALKLKKRRLTFMAKEELFHKPILAPIIRKLGAFPVSRGKGDTAAFDQALETIKEGKILALFPEGTRSKTGELLKPKSGAAMIACKTGAVVVPAAITYSTLKHRPGTKVTIRYGTPIPSEDLHLGEQPAPAEIKAASRMIMDHIAELHYQ; this is encoded by the coding sequence ATGGGCTTTTATGAATTTGGACAGAAAGTATTAAATGTGTTGTTCCCTATCTTTTACCGGATTAAAGTAGAAGGGATAGAGAATGTACCAGACCATGGCTTTATTATGGTGTGTAACCATCAGTCTTATTTGGATCCTCCATTATTGGCATTGAAACTAAAAAAACGTAGGCTTACTTTTATGGCGAAAGAGGAGTTGTTCCATAAGCCAATTTTGGCTCCTATTATTCGTAAATTAGGAGCATTTCCTGTTTCTAGAGGGAAAGGGGATACTGCTGCTTTTGACCAGGCTTTGGAAACAATTAAAGAGGGAAAGATTCTGGCTTTATTTCCAGAAGGGACCCGTTCCAAAACAGGGGAACTGTTAAAGCCAAAATCCGGTGCGGCAATGATCGCTTGTAAAACCGGCGCTGTTGTAGTACCAGCGGCAATTACTTATAGTACCTTAAAACACCGTCCTGGAACAAAAGTTACCATCCGTTATGGAACCCCAATTCCCAGTGAAGATCTTCATTTGGGAGAACAACCAGCACCTGCTGAGATTAAAGCTGCCAGCCGAATGATTATGGACCATATTGCGGAACTGCATTATCAGTGA